In Podarcis raffonei isolate rPodRaf1 chromosome 8, rPodRaf1.pri, whole genome shotgun sequence, the genomic window gcccaggatctgaagcggGAGTCCTGGGAGCCGGTGTCGCCCCCGTCTCCCCAGCAACCTCAGGTCACGGAGGCGGCGCCCGCGGAAATCTGGAGCCAGCGGGAGGCAGGAGCTGGCGAGGAGAGGGCGGTCCGTGACCCTCCACTGGGCAGCAAAGGGACCGAGACGGTAAGAAGGAGACAGGAGGCCTTTGCACAACCTGTGCTTCCAGCACTTGGAAATCCCGCAACCGTCTTTGCCAACCCAGCCCCCACCTCCAACATTTCACTAGGGCAGGCGGAAACTGGAAAAGTCTTCCACAAAGTCTCCAGCAGAAGCTCCAAGGAGATGGTTCTGTGTCAGGGGAGCACAGCCACTGAGAATGCCTCTCTCTGTGCCAGCCTTGAACAACATacgttccccccccccgccaatgtttttgcctacaattcccatcagccccagccagcatgtccctGGAGATTTCCCCAAGTTGCGGCCTGAGCATCTCCTGGAGACTTTGGAAGATCTTCCCAGTTTTCACCTGCTTTCACCCAGTTTTAAGCTCACGAAAGCTTACAGGGTATTGAACATCGGGATTGAGGCTTCTGGGCTGTGCATTTATATAATAACCTCCCGCACATAATCATCTTGCCTTGCGAACCAAGCAAAAGGGTCTCCCCACTAGTAGTTCACCTCCCCATTTGCCAGCCTTGCTGATCTGCCTCCATGTTGGCCTGCCCTCCTTCTGAATGCCTCTTCCCAGCTATTCTCTGGTAGTAAAACCCTATTCCTTTCTTCCCCAGGCCCTCAAGTTCTCCACTTCCCCGGACTGGAGAACGGCTGGTGCTGAGGGCCGCAGTGAAGCGTCTGCCCCATCCGCAGGCCCGCTGACTTCCTCGCTCAGCCCTGGCCCTTCGAGCTCCACGGAGGCCCCTAGAGGAGGCCCCTCGACCcttgctccagcagcagcagcagcctccacaTCCGAAGCAGCGCCTGAGCAGAAGGAGGTCCCTGTGGGGAAGAAAGTCAAGGTCCGGCCTCCGCCGCTGAAGAAAACCTTCGACTCTGTCGACAAGTGAGTGATTGGGGAGCTGCAGGAAAGGGTTGCCAAAGACCTAAAGCACAGGCAGCTGCTATATGCAGAGTCAGATTATTAGGTCCAACCAGCTCAGAGtggtctgcactgattggcagtggctgtctggggtttcaggcagggagtctttccctGGAGATGTTGAAacccaggaccttttgcatgcaaagcagatgctctatcccCAAGTTACATCCCTTCCCCAGGAGTTACGTTTTGCAAAGTGTGTTCTGGGGTATCTGGAGTTCTTCATCAGGAGTTGCCGAACTCCCCCCTCCTACCCCTCAAAGGCAGCTTGCTTGCTgataccataataataataataataatgataatgataattttattattcacaTACCAGTTGGCCATTCATGCTGGTTGTATTTATATTATATGTATTATCACATGGTTCTCctagagtcatagaactgtagagtgggaaggggaaccctgggggtcatccagtccaaccccttgcagtgcaggaatctacgctgaagcatccatgagagatggccatccaacctctgctttaaaacctccaaggggtccataacctcctgagggagaccgttccactgtcaaacagctcttaatgtcagaaacttcttccttagtcggaatctcctttcctttaacttgaagccatgggttcagaTCCTACCCTCTAGAGCGGGAGAAAATaggcttgctccatcctccatgtgacagcccttgagatatctgaagatggcttctCTTCCAGTTAGAGCTTCCCAAACAAGCCTGTGATGTagactaggctgagagagagtccctggcccaaggccacccagtgagtttcatggatgAGTGGAGATTTGAGATTTGTTCTCCCAGATGTTCTGCCCCTGCAGTGACATGGAGCCAGGGAGGTTCTGTGGCAGTGCATTCTAATGTGCAAAGAACTCTGTGCAGCTAGGAAGCTTGGGAAGCTGCAGACGCCAGGGGGGAGTTGAGCTTGGTTTGGCACGTGTGAAGGCTGCTTTCCGTGTCACTCTTTTCCACACAGCTGTTGATGCTTGTGCCGAACTAACAGCCCAATTCCAGAAAAGGCACGCGCCTTCGTAATGTGCAAATAAGTGTGCAAAGTGCCCTGTTTTGGTCTGAGCTCACACGTCGGTAAGAGAGTACGTGCCGCATCGCATCCTGCAGAAACACACACGTTGGTTAGCACTCTCTTGTGGAACGGGCGGTGTTGCAAGTTAAATTCACGGGTGAAGGCGGCCTTTTCTGTAGACAAGGTTTTCCACAAAGGCTTGTCACTGCTGGTGGAGGGACCCTAGAGGAAAGCACTGGCCTTTTGAAGAGCAAAGCACGAGGAGGCTGCTGGGTTGGGGGGGTagcgtgtgtgttgggggggatgTTCTGCGGGAGCCCCTGACTGCACGGTGTGACCCACACCCTGTCCCCTTCCCCAGCAGGGTTCTGTCGGAGGTGGATTTTGAGGAGCGCTTTGCCGAGCTGCCTGAATTCAAGCCTGAGGAGGTGCTGCCCTCGCCCACCCTGCAGTCGCTTGCCACCTCGCCCCGCGCCATCCTTGGCAGCTACCGGAAGAAGCGCAAGAACTCCACCGGTAAGGAGCAGGGCAGGGCCAGGAATAGCCTTCTGTGGTAGCGGCTGCTGGCCATTGCAAGTCCAAGGCAACAGAGAGGACAAACACGGAGGAGCAGATGAGAACGGCAGACATAGATATTGTCAGGGGCTGGacggaggaggaatggtggtgcCATTCCCCACACTTCTCAcgaaccttcctgagaacaggaggacagtatagactcagagcagtggtttgcagaaggacatagtTCAGAGAATGCAGAGGTGAAAAGCTGGGCaatattggaagaggaagcagattcaccaggggagagacagctgacagtgtctttggagagcattcctgagtccccctcccccaggactAGGCGTGCAGTGAGAGTAgctgaacagaaagctcagagacaGAAGCCCAGACCAACTGGCGCAGGGATGATGTAGGATAAGAGAGACGAAGGGGGTGggacttggagcaatgccattatagggaaggctgcattccttcatcattctctgtgaattattgaataaattgcttggtaagaactttcATCGTTTCTCTGATTCTGGGCCGCCACCGTGGGAGGGATctaattccccgaagcctgacagatACGGAGGACGGGGTACCATCTGTTCTGTGGAGAGTCTCCAGGCTGGACACGTTTGCCCGGGAGGTTACTGGAGTCGAAAAGCAATGTGGGATATCCACCCCTTTCACATTTCTGGGATAAGGTGGGAAAGGAAGCGTAACTTGTGCTTCCTATTTCCAAGCCCCCCCCGTAATTCTGCATCCTTGGGTTTGATTTGGCGCAGATTTTTTAGGGGCAGGACTTTCCCCTCCCCTGACTTGGTAACACGACTTGTGTGCGGGTGTCCCTTTCAGACCTGGACTCCTCTACGGAGGACCCCATCTCCCCCAAGCGGAAGATCCGGCGCCGCTCCAGCTGCAGTTCGGAGCCCAACACTCCCAAGAGTGCCAAGTGCGAAGGAGACATCTTCACCTTTGACAAAACCGGTGAGTAAGGTTggagggccgggggggggggatgattggGGAGAAAAGGTGGCAGTGGAGgagaggccacctgagcctcaagcaacactGAAAGGGTCCAGAAATACCCCCAAGCTGTGTACCTGCTTCCTCAGAGGGAGGGTGACCCCATtcagagcaggcaacctcccaacTATCCGCTAGCAAACCACCCACTAACATTTAGCCACCCCAAACTTTCTAAAGGGGCATTTTGGCTCCAGGTGCATCATAGATCCTTTCTCAATTTAGGCACAGACACGGAAGACGTACTTGGGGAGCTGGAATACGAGAAGGTGCCGTACTCCTCACTCCGACGTACCTTGGACCAGAGGAGGGCTCTGGTTATGCAGCTCTTCCAGGATCACGGCTTCTTCCCTTCAGGTAAGGAGGAAGCTCAACCTGGCTGACATTGTCCTTGGGGGAGTAGAAGTTTGGACTTTCCTTTTCCTGCAGGGgattcatctccccccccccccggcccttgAACCCTTCCTCCACTGCAAGAAAAACGACTATAGTTTTTGGGTTTCAACTGAGCAGCCATTTTAGGGTCCACCAGACAGTCGTGGAAATGTAATCGAGAGCAGCTTTCCTCGTCTGGCGGGTTTTTTTTTTGATTCCCGACTCTCACCAGCCCCAACCACCACGGCcagtagctggggatgatggaagttgtagtcccagcagctgctggagagcagcagGTTAGGAAAGACACGTAGAACAACTCTGCGTCATCCTCCTACAATCTGAATGGCAGCTTTCAGTTTGGAACAGGAACCGAGACTGACTGTACCCCTCTAGGCTTCTTCTGTATATTTTTTGGCTTTGCTGGCGGGTGGGGTGTATGCCCCAGGTTCTTCACATTGTTAAAGCACTGCCTAGGGAAGAGTTTCTGTATTTGTTCTGTTAGAAAGGGTGGCTGCATCTCTGTAGAGGAATCacacttcattcattcattcatcccatccatccatccattcatataCCCCgcctttgaaaaaacaacaattattttaaaaattgaacattaatagaattaaatctatctatctatgaaaaatatataaaaaccataCAGATAAAAACAGCATAGCAccggccctttcattaaaagcactcAGTTCccgaaagcctgttggaacaagtgCGTGGAGGGAGgacaaagagggagccagtctaacttctctagggagggagttgcaAAGTCTGGCAGCAGCCACCGGGGCAGCCATTTCCCGCATCTCTACCAAGAGTGCCTCTGAGGGTGGTGGGActtgagagaagggcctcccctgaaAATCTCAAAACCAGGGAAGGTTCATATGAGGGAATACGCTCCATAGAATTgtatggttggaagggaccacaaggatctagtccaaccccctgagatgcaggaatctttgcccaatgtggggcttcaaCCCATGACCCTAGCATTCAAAACATTTCAGAGAGTACTGTAATATTCCTtagtctttctctctctgttttgtgGCCTAGTTCAGTTCTCAGCATTAGTTTGTAGGCTTTCATTCCCCAGCCGTTCTCCTCCGCCCCATCCTCCTTGCTGCGGCACTCACCacctttcctctcttccttcctctttggCAGCCCAAGCCACCGCGGCTTTCCAGGCCCGCTACTCCGACATATTCCCCACCAAGGTCTGCTTGCAGCTCAAGATCCGGGAAGTGCGGCAGAAGATCATGCAGGCGGCCACCCCGACGGAGCAGGCCCCAAGCACGCCGGAGCCCGGAGGCCCCGCCAGCCAGGGCAGCGCTGCGGAAGCGGGGCAGCCTCTGGAGCTGACCATGGCGCAGGACTGTGCGCAAGGAGCAGAGGCCACCTCTGCCGCCACCGCCACAACTGCCCCCCTTCCTACCACAGCTGCCAGTTGGGACTGTAACCAGCAGTCTTCCCCAGGAGGCAGCGGCAGCGGAGGCAACACCAGCAGCAGATGAACAGCCATGAGCAGAGAGAAACAGCCTTGtggaaaaggagtggggggggaTATTGGAGCTTTGCCCCCCCTCACCCGCTGCCATCTCTGTTCGTCCCTCCTGCCCTCCTTCCCTTGCTAAGTGCTTCCCCCATTTTCTGTGCCCCTGCTCAGGGACTGGAAGCAGGGAGGCAGCTGTCCTTCCTATGCAGACTCTTCCCCTTTCTTCTTGCACTCCTCTCCAGCCAGTCTGCTCCGAGAGGGAGGGGCTCTGGACTGCTGCCAGCCCCTTTGCTTCCCCCTCCACCCTAGGACTCGAGTGGTGGTGCTGAAAAACCATTCCAGGACACACAGGCcttgctctctctctcaatgCAGCGGAGACCAGCGACGGGCCGAGTTGGGGGACAGTTTTACAAAGGGCCTTGAGCGATGGACCCGTGCGAAGGGTCGGGTTCCAATTTCAAGGCCCCTCTCCACCCTTTTAATAATGTCAAATATTTTGAGAACCCACATATTCGTTGCTTTTGTGTCCGTAacttggggtggaggggagagtctttccccagacacacacacacatacacacagctgcAGGGGGTCGGGCGGGGAGTTTGCGGCCTCAAGTTCTGGACAGGTTATTGCTTCGGTCGCTGGAGGCGAAGGAAGAAGAAAGCACACCCAGACCGCTGCCGGGATCAGTTGATTATGACGCCCGCTTCTCTTGACCGGTCAAGGCTCTGCGTTGGCAacgagaaggagggaagagggcGCTATTTGCGGTAGAGACTGCATACAGACCAGCCTAGGTCTGGACAGGAGGTGGAGAGGGGTTTCTGCGAGTGAGGGGCTGACCCAGAACTCAAAGAAGCAAGAGAGAGCAGGTGTGGGTAGCTGGGGGGGGCTCCCCCCCCCGAGCGTGAGTGCCCTGGCGGCCCCACGTCACATGTTGACCATGTGTGTAACCCCTTCTGTATTGGGGTGCTCCCACCTCACACGCTATTAAAGCTCTTTAACAATCCGTTCAGTCGTGGAGTTTTAGTTGCACACATCTTTGGAGAACACCTTCTGGTGGGGGATACGCTTTCCACCAAATTCTCCTGCAAGTCTGGTGCGGAGCGGCACAGAACCCAGCTCCTTCCAAAACCTCCCCTCCAGCATCCTCCAAAGGCTTTTAAgccttaaaggggggaaaaagaggtATGTCCGAAATGAGTGTATGAGATGAGAAGCCAGAGGGGTTCCTGTGAGCCTTGGCCTTGGGCGCTCTCCCTTCTGCGACACTGCAGTGGCAGAATAAAAGTGTGTATATTTGCAGCAGACTTGTGCAGACTTCAAACCTTGAGGTTACGAAACACGACAGCAGCAGGACGTGGAGTTGGCTGCATAAATTGAGCCCTTTTGTGCATCTGATTTACAGGTCTCTGAGTTGCAGTCCTTGTTCAAAACGATTTTTAAATGGGTCTTGAGTGGCAGGAGAAGGAGGCTGAACAGCAGGTTGCAATCAGTGTagactaggggtcagcaaaccttttcagctgggggccggtccactgtccctcagaccttgtgggggggccggacaatagtttgaaggggaaaaaagaaccaattcctatgccccacaaatagcccaaagatgcattttaaataagagcacacattctactcttgtaaaaaaacactgatccctggaccatccgtgggccggatttaggcggtgattgggctggatcaggcccctgggccttagtttgcctatgcatggtgTAGACAGTGGtcccctccaaaaactaggtttcTACGTATGAAGAGAGATGACCTGTGGCTGTTTTCAGCCATTTCCTGATAAGGCGGGGCAACTTCTTTTTGTGAGTGGTGAATGGTAGGATTATTGGGTAGGCATTTATAGCGTTACAAGGTTCTGCACCGAGGCTGTGTAATGTTAGCTTGCGCCACATCTCAAACCCTGCTgtgctgttggcatctgtcttgttTTGGAAGACAACGGAAGAGTGTGAGTCGACCGTTTGGAGAGCTCCTCTGCTTGCTGTGGCTTTAAGGAACGATGCAGGACTTGCACCACGGCATTTGACAGTAAGCCCCACCTGTCCATTTAGAGATGAGACCCTGCCCTTCAATTACCTAAAGGTCTGGGAGGGAGCAGCTTTAGGGAGAAGACGCAATTATACAGAAGAACCAGCTTTCTGGATCTGGCATGTGCTCCATCTGATTCAATATTCAACTACCTAGCAAAGATTGCAGGGAACAAAGGAGATATTCCCTGCTGCAGAGACATAACAGGTCCTCCATGGAAGGTTCATGCATATTGGTggggaactataactcccatcatctgtgacaaatgtccatgctgactggggctgatgggatttggggtCCCAACGGGAGCTGGAGGGCTACTCGTTCTCCACCGCTGCTATTACACACTGCGGCTAACGCTTTGACAGTTCTATACTAATCCTGTAATTTTTCAAAGTCTGCTTAAGGCAGGCCACCCCCAGAGCAAAGGATAGTGCTTTGGCAAACCTCCATTTTCGTTTGAGAAGTCGCTGCTTGCAAATCtgggacaaaaaacacacacccagtcAGAATCCTAgacttggaaaggaccccaagggccatctagtccaaccccctggaatgcaggaatctttttgcccggcgtggggctcaaacccacagccttgagattaagggtctcatgttcTATTGggtggagagaaagaagaagccaGTCTTGGAGACAAGAAGCTTTGTGCACCACTTTTATTAAGTAAACATAAGCAAGTTCGCATCAACTTGCCCTGTGCCCAACTTAAGTTTTTGGCAGACGCTGGCCAACAGGCCCCCCCAACCCCACAGTCTCCCACAATCACTTAACAATCTACAGAACTAACATGCTGAAAGGGATTTGGGGGAGAGAAATCAGGATTCCGTGCTGAATACTAGGTAGATGAAGACGTAacagcttgggagggaagctgtatTTATTGCCTACCCACTTGAAGACCGGAGGAGAGCTGGTGGGAGAGACAGCATTCTAACTTCTGGGGAGATGTCCCTTTGCAGCCACCCAGGCCAGAGCGTGGCTCCATCTTGGCCACAGGCAACAGCATTTGGTCAAGGGCTTTGAGCGTGGCATTCTCCCAGCAGGCAAAGCAGCAGCCGGTGGAGGCCGGGGCAGAGTCTGGCGTAGCCGTTGCGGGTCAGGTGGAGGTAGTCGTACATGTCGTGGTGGCTTATGGTCCCGTCCGAATGCACAAAGCCCGGGTCGACGTTGAGGAAGGAGGCGTTGGGCAGCAGCGGAACCTTTGCCTCGAGCAAATCGTTCACTCTGCTGTTCTTCTCCCGCAAGGGGTTGGGGTTCTTGCCCCGCGGCAGCAAGCCCTGCGTCGGAGAAGATGTGAGCCGATTAGAAAGCAGTGCGGACCTTACGCCAGGGTTTCCCGAACTTGgggttgttttgggactacagttcccatcatccctgaccaccactCCTGctagctgtggatgatgggagctgtagtccaacagcagctcccTTAAACCTTCATCCCTCCCAGCAGAGCAGTCCAGCCCAGACACCCTCGACACTCACCAACACCACCACGCGGGCCTGTGGTTGCTGCTGATGGATGACCCGCACAATGGCTTCTATGCCGCCAGCCACCTGCTCGGCAGTGTGGCCGTGGTTATTGGTGCCCACCCAGACGACCACGATCTATGGGTaaaaagagggtggggggaatcagtTTCTCTTGGGGAAAGGAGAGGTTGCTGTCGCAGCCTAAAGAAGGCCACCCGCATCATTAGAACAATCATTTTCTCCTGTAGCTGAAGATTCCTCCCTGCAGGGATGgaatgttgctgtactacaactcccatcaacctcaggttccccatcctgcttTTAAAGCCACAATTGGACTCTCTTTTCTCAGCAAAGGTGGACAAAGGTGGAGTCTCCCCCCTAACCAGTGGTGGCAGCAACAAACAGTTTGGGGATGCGGCAATTGGGGCGAGCTGTGAAGGGGTGGGTTTTTGGGGGGTCAAGGTGCAAAGGGAATGGGGTTAGCATTGGGGTGGGATGGGTGAGCAAGGATGGAAGCCCCTAGCCGATGTTTTAAAAGCTTGTTTCAAGTCCTTAGGCCTAGCAGCtataggatacagtggtacctctagatacgaacgggatccgttccagagccccgtttgcatctagaggtaaacggaACTAGcgatggcgcgtctgcgcacgcacgcgcCGCTTttcgtcgcttctgcgcatgacgtcattttgagcgtctgcgcaagcggcaaaacccggaagtaacgcgctccgttacttccgggttgctgaggagcgcaacttgaacgtgctcaactcgaagcatatttaacccgaggtatgactgtatgctttACGAGGTGCAGATAATCTCAGCAAATCGGGAGTAGTCTGAACAGAATTTCcagtgctttcttcttcttcttcttcccaagggCTCATTAAATAGTGAAAGCAGATTTAAGCAAAATAAAGAGACATAGGCATATGATGCATGCGTCACAGAAATTGAGTTAAATTTTATTTGCAAAGAGATTATGCAAGAAGGGCTACTGTCGATTTATCTCTATCCTTTTCATCCTCCCTTGTGAGTTTTTGGATACGTCCTTTTGAAAAAATGccaaagtacacacacacacacacacactcctagaggcagaataaattatgcagaaaATCTGAAAATCTATATGATTTCATGCTAGTAGAATAGAAACAAACCTGACTCTCCTTAAAGATCAGCAATTACTTCCTCATCCTGCTCTATGTTCCCCAATCTCCTCGGATGCTTCCCGTAAGGAGACATCTCTTGGGCAAAGCTTTAGGATCACGGGAGAgtgctcaatccctggcatctccagctctTAAAAGGATCTTGCTGATCAATGCCTTTGAGATCTTGGGAAATGGCAGTCAGTCAGTTctgggctggatggaccaatggtctgagtcggCATAGGACTATTTCATAAAGATTACCTTTGGTCGGATGTGCTGCAACTCCCCATTCTGCAGGCGCCAGAGCACATGCTGGGTGGCATCGCCCCCAATGCCAAAGTTGAGAGCGTGTAGAGGGGAGAAAAGCTCTCTCCAGAtctgtggggaggaggaagcgAATCGGCTGTCAGACTATTAAAAGAGAATTCCACTTACCCATCTCGCCCCTTAACAAGTTTCTTTCTGAGCCACCTTACCTCGAACTGGTGCAGCAGCTGCACCAAAGAATCTCCAATGAAGACAACCTCTGGTTCCTTGTCTTTGCTATCAGCAATAAAGCGATGGTGCTGTTTTATGGGGAGAAAGAGGACAAATTTCAAGAGACAAAGCTAAAAAAAAGGAACGTCATTAGGTGGAGAGAGGAAGCAACCCAGGCATGCAGACCAGTTTCAAAATGAGATGCAGGTGAGACTCACTATAGTCTTAAAATATGCCTAACTCCGCCCAGGAGTGCCGCCTTAATCCCTGCAGCGTTAAGGCTGCGCACACACCAATTCTTCAAATCACATTAGAAGCACATTCCtccccctcagagaattctgggcaatgTAGGTTACCCCTCACagtgttacaattcccagcaacccttaacaaacgaaAAGTGCTCAGAGTTCTTTCAGGAGGGAAAATGTGCTTGGAATGTACCTTAAAGTTATACTGGGTACACAGCTTTTGTGCCCTGCTACCGCCAACCATTTCCCGTTCACTTACCACACAAAAAACTGCCATGTATTTACATGCCAAGACATAGAAATGGAAAAAACTTCCCTGTTATTGTCCACCCTGACGGGAAAGGAGTAGCTGAAAAGGAAGCTAAAAGGGGTACCTAACATTCATAAAGCACTTTCCACATCGTAATGTGTGAGGTGGTAGCCAGGCCAAAGGTGAGAAATTAGGCTTAGAAATGGAACCTTCCCAGGGGGCATAAATGTGCCCCATGCAAACTCAACACTCCATTATTGGCCTTCAATTAGTGGGTACATAAGAGTGGGTCCCATCTTCCTTTGCAGCTTCAGGTGAGCCACATTGAAGATACCAGCACCATtttcttttgtaataataataataataatattaataataataataataataataatgataaatgtatacctcgcccatctggctgggtttccccagccactctgggcagcttccaacaaaatattaaaatacaatagtctgttaaacgttaaaagcttccctaaacagggctgccttcagatgtcttctaaaagtccgctagttgtttttctctttgacatctggtgggagggtgttccacagggctggtgccactaccgagattatgaagaaagaagagaaaagtaGGGCACATACAAGGTTGAAATATTAAAAGCAGGCCCTGGCCCTAGCCTGCAAAAGCATCTCCAACAATAAAAGTGTTAATATTTAAGGTGCtctgttggttttgctgcaataGACTTGACACGGTCTACACTTCTGAAACATTAAAAATAGGTCCCATGTTGATGGTTAAATGAGGAGGTAGTAGGTGGTTTTATCGCTCTGCACCACAACAGCACCCTTTGCAGGGATGGGGCTCCGTTCTGCATCCTTCTCAGGATTAGCACATTGGCAATTCTGGCCTAGCACACAAAAAATGAGCACACAAGCAACTGTACACTGCCCGAGGACCACCATGCACTATCGCCTCCACTCTAAGTCATTTGGGGTTTCCCTTGTTGTTTTCCACTTTGGGAGAAAAAGTGGGTCACAAATACTAAATGAAAACTGCAAAGGAAGGGCACTGAGTGACCAAAAAGATCAGAGACAATGAAAACTAATAAGGCGACTCAAAGAGCCCAATGGGGCAAGTGAGAGGCAGGAGTCTACTTCAGGTCTTTTGTCTGTTTCACAGATGGTTCATTCATAAGGATGTTCCCTCCCCTTTTcacctttgctttgttttttaaaatgctgcacgTGAACCTGCTTTCTTTTGCGGGAGGGTGCATGCGTTTCAACCTAAAAATACAAATCTTTTGCAAGCTTTTCGAAGCTGATAACTGTGATTGCCACCATTTGGAGACATGCAAAAGCAAACCCTGGAAAATGCAACTGCACCCTCCCAAGGTGGAAAACTATTTTCTCCCCCC contains:
- the PAFAH1B3 gene encoding platelet-activating factor acetylhydrolase IB subunit alpha1, with amino-acid sequence MSDGDKNPASTPTPVTDVQGDGRWMSLHHRFIADSKDKEPEVVFIGDSLVQLLHQFEIWRELFSPLHALNFGIGGDATQHVLWRLQNGELQHIRPKIVVVWVGTNNHGHTAEQVAGGIEAIVRVIHQQQPQARVVVLGLLPRGKNPNPLREKNSRVNDLLEAKVPLLPNASFLNVDPGFVHSDGTISHHDMYDYLHLTRNGYARLCPGLHRLLLCLLGECHAQSP